A stretch of DNA from Cannabis sativa cultivar Pink pepper isolate KNU-18-1 chromosome X, ASM2916894v1, whole genome shotgun sequence:
AAAAGAAAGTAGGTATCACTATCACCTACCTATGACCCTTGATTTTCCTATACACATATTATGTCAATAATTTTATCAAACTCAATAACTTATTTTAATTACTCTTCTTTTTCATATAAGTACTCGTTCctagattaaattttgttttatttcattaatCTTGAAAGTTTCCATATCAGTTATCTGAATTGCAAACCCTTGGACTTGTATAACTCGATGAAATTTATTTGTGAAGAGTATCTCTTGTCTAGGTGTGATTCATTTTGAAGTTTAGAATctatatatattctttgaatCTATTTCGTGGCCTTGGGTGTGCAATTTACACATGGTATGATTCTGCTCACGCTGATATCCATTCAAAAACTAACTCTTGGAGATTCTCAATTGTTGTTTATAAGAAATGTTAGAacttggcaatgagtggagtagcccatgttcttatatatgactcAAAGATCGCtagggatatggctctgataccatgttgagaatcatgaaATTCCAACTCAAaatcaattggcaatgagtgaagtagtccatgttcttatatatggctcaatacttttacatttaatccatgtTGGACAATGTTCTCCAATATTCAACAACCATTTTTTTCCACCTTAAATTCTGTTTATGATAATCGACAATTATGGAATTTTTAAATAGCTGGAAGTAATGAAAACACCGAAGATATATGAGAAAAGTATATGATTATTTGGTATTCGCAAAAAGTATGCCATGTGTATCTTGTAAACATGTACATTTGTATTCCTATCTATGATACAAATCTAAGATATTGTAATGAGCTAgtgattgaggatgttgagTAGAGAAACTCTTGTTTTGATCAAACGCCTGTAAAGGCTCTCAACTCCTTGTTCGAGGTCTTCAATGCACAACTCCAAGTTTTGAAGCTGCTTTTGTACATTCTCTTCTAGGCTGCTATCTGATTTCTTGACCTTCTTAGCAGGGATGAGCAAGTTCAATGCTGCATCAGCACTTGTGAATTCATTCGATTCATTAACATCCTCTGCACCCACTCTTTTGGTGTTCATCATCTTTGTAACCAATGACCAGCTGCTGCTTGACCTTGGCCCAGAGATGAATGAAAGCAATGATTCAAAAACAGCCACAGCCATCGATTCCAACTCTCTCAACATGCTTACAGTTTCACTGCTCACTTGCTCCTTCTTGAGGGAGCTGAAACTGCTTTTGTTTTCCAAGGCCTTGCGGAGTGTTTTCTTCATCACTTTCCTAGAGGCTAAGAATTTCTTAATCTCACttgttaattccatttctcCACTGCGTCTTCTACGCAAAATTGATTGAAGTTCTTGTGTTGATTCCTTTGTTAGCAACAAGGCATCCTTGGCTGTGTTGCAAATATCCAAGAGTCTTAGGGATCCATCCAAAATTTCATTTAGACTTTTCTCGTTACGCTCTTTGGACAACGCTTGCTGATTTAGAGGAAGCAAAAGCAACTTGTCAACACAATCATGGAGATCTTGAAGACTGTTTAGCTTTGAGGTTATTGATGTTGAAGATGAGGCTTCTGTAGAAGACCTCAATATGGCATCAAACTCGGAAATAAGAGGATGTTGTTTAGAGGGGAAACTGTTGGATCGAAcgtgataagctgccatttttCTTTTCCTGTAAAAAGATGGAGAAGAGATTGAGAGCTGTTGATGTTGATCTAAAATTTGATTGATTTTTCATTGGCATCTACCCTCTATTTATATAGGCAAAAAGTCATAAGGGAGACAGAAGGAATCTCATCCTCTCCACACACATGTACAGTAAGGCTAACATGATAgtattattttgatgtaaacatATTGGTGAGGATGATGATGCTATGTCTCCCAACCACTATGTCCGGATCTTGCTATTGAAGATTATATAATAGGCATGCAATGAGCTTGCATTATCAAATAGTgagtaattaatattatttgcaATGCACGAGTGCATTGAACACAACCTTTTTAAGAAAGAAGCAATTGGCATTCTATTCGGATCAGCATAGCTCCGAATGAGACAAGAGATGCTCATAATAGAGCTGGTTGTGTTTTCAAATACTTTGAAATTGGTGATAAAGTTTGCTGAGGATTCCGTTGGTCTCCTCTCAACAAGACAGCAGTGTAAGCATGTGAATGTTAAGTTTAATATGGCTTTTATTATTTTCCCGAGACAATTACAATCTTTACAGACGTGCCATTGTAGTTTAATACACATTTAGTCTCATTTATTTAGTtttgttttgaaaattttatacaCGCATGTATATACCTTTCAGTTGGGACACGCCTTATCTTACCATATATATGTAGGAATGGCGTCGACACCAGCTCATTGCACACAAGGAAGAGGCAGTGACCAACCTATCCGGATCTACATAGCTCCACGAGAGACAAGAGATATTTGGTATGTAAAATGCAAGTTTGTTTTAGTGCTGTATTGCAAGGATAGTTATATGTTGAATAGCAATTATTGCATATATCCCATGTGACATCAAAAAAGCTGCTTGAATTAAGTTGATGAATAAgcatttctctcttgtttttggTTTAACTGAGTATATTTCTTTACGGTAATTGCAGTAGAATACTAATTTCACTCAAGGAAACAGCAAAAGAGACATAGAAAGTATCAAATAGACAAAACGAGTCTTTTAAATTTACTGTGAATATACATGTATGTACTACAATTTACAAGTGTATGTTGACACTTCTCATCTAGGCTATCAAAATTTTTGGATGCCCATGGTGgacaatatatatgtaaatatattatatgtgaTCTTCTAAGCTTAGTTGTTGAGGAAATTGAGAAGGCAAACTCTGGTTTTGATTAAATGCCTGAACAAGGATTCTAGAATTTGTTCAAAATCTTGAACGCACATCTCTAGATTTTTCAGCTCCAGCATAGCTTGGTCAGCTTTATTTGTCTCGTGACTCAAAAGGACAGCGTCCACCTTTGCGAACTCATTTACAACGTCTTCATCACAACCAACTCTTTTCCTTTGCATGATCTTGGAAACTAGAGACCAGCCACCAAGCTTAGACTGTGTCTTTGGTCCAGAAATAAATGACAACAATGACTCAAATGATGCAAGAGTGACAGCTTCCACCTCTCTCAAAACAATTACCAAAGCGTGATTTCATCATCTTTGGTGGAAGGAGAA
This window harbors:
- the LOC115716713 gene encoding uncharacterized protein LOC115716713; this translates as MAAYHVRSNSFPSKQHPLISEFDAILRSSTEASSSTSITSKLNSLQDLHDCVDKLLLLPLNQQALSKERNEKSLNEILDGSLRLLDICNTAKDALLLTKESTQELQSILRRRRSGEMELTSEIKKFLASRKVMKKTLRKALENKSSFSSLKKEQVSSETVSMLRELESMAVAVFESLLSFISGPRSSSSWSLVTKMMNTKRVGAEDVNESNEFTSADAALNLLIPAKKVKKSDSSLEENVQKQLQNLELCIEDLEQGVESLYRRLIKTRVSLLNILNH